In Primulina huaijiensis isolate GDHJ02 unplaced genomic scaffold, ASM1229523v2 scaffold40277, whole genome shotgun sequence, one genomic interval encodes:
- the LOC140969205 gene encoding MLO-like protein 6 produces the protein MGSTMKPTIFNERVATALRNWHYTAKKHIKESKHSTSVTPTSSRPATPSHGASPMHLLRHCQIEMDNSPRISPKKSIYNVEHWDIDQGSPSSIHRCDGSTSTLQHNIELGHVDHETEHSQHEASSSEVVPLPSEQHELKVGSKDFSFDKRCSI, from the coding sequence ATGGGATCGACCATGAAACCAACCATATTCAATGAACGAGTGGCCACAGCCCTAAGAAACTGGCACTACACAGCCAAGAAACACATCAAAGAAAGCAAGCATTCAACTTCGGTGACACCGACGTCGAGCCGACCAGCTACACCGTCGCACGGCGCGTCACCCATGCATTTACTACGACATTGTCAGATCGAGATGGACAATAGTCCCCGGATATCTCCAAAAAAATCGATTTACAATGTGGAGCATTGGGACATTGATCAGGGATCGCCTTCGAGCATCCACCGATGCGATGGGTCAACATCTACTCTTCAACACAACATCGAGTTGGGCCATGTGGATCATGAAACGGAACACAGCCAACACGAGGCGAGCTCGTCGGAAGTCGTGCCTCTACCTAGTGAACAACATGAGCTCAAAGTTGGGTCTAAGGACTTCTCATTTGATAAGAGATGTAGCATATAA
- the LOC140969276 gene encoding MLO-like protein 12, with translation MAGGGGGRTLEETPTWAVAVVCFVLVTVSIVIEHIIHLIGKWLKSKNKNALFESLEKIKSELMLLGFISLLLTVGQSVISGMCISKEVGATWHPCNKKQEETKYPSSVTGDEDRRRKLLAADDGGSFRRILAGGGTDKCAAKGKVPFVSSDGIHQLHIFIFLLAVFHVLYCILTLALGRAKMRSWKAWEKETRTAEYQFSHDPERFRFARETSFGRRHLSFWSKTPFLLWIVCFFRQFVRSVPKVDYLTLRHGFIMAHLAPQSQNNFNFQKYINRSLEEDFKVVVGISPPIWGFAVLFLLFNTHGWYSYLWLPFIPLIIILLVGTKLQVVITKMGLRIQERGEVVKGVPVVQPGDHLFWFNRPRLILYLINFVLFQNAFQLAFFVWSWCEFGIRSCFHEHVEDIVIRISMGVLIQILCSYVTLPS, from the exons ATGGCTGGCGGCGGCGGAGGAAGGACACTGGAGGAAACGCCGACGTGGGCTGTGGCGGTTGTGTGTTTTGTTTTAGTCACTGTCTCTATAGTCATCGAGCATATCATCCATTTAATAGGGAAG TGGTTGAAGTCGAAAAACAAAAATGCTCTCTTTGAATCCCTCGAAAAAATCAAATCAG AGTTGATGCTGCTGGGATTTATATCCCTGCTTTTGACAGTAGGACAAAGTGTAATTTCTGGTATGTGTATATCCAAAGAGGTGGGAGCCACGTGGCACCCATGCAACAAAAAACAAGAGGAAACCAAGTACCCGTCCTCCGTCACCGGAGATGAAGATCGCAGGCGGAAGCTTCTCGCTGCCGACGACGGTGGCAGCTTTCGACGGATCTTGGCCGGCGGCGGGACTGATAAATGCGCAGCCAAG GGGAAAGTCCCATTTGTGTCCTCGGATGGCATTCATCAGCttcatattttcatatttttattggcCGTATTTCATGTGCTTTATTGTATACTTACATTGGCATTGGGAAGAGCTAAG ATGAGGAGTTGGAAAGCATGggaaaaagaaacaagaacggCAGAGTATCAATTTTCACACG ATCCCGAAAGATTTAGGTTTGCAAGAGAAACATCGTTTGGGAGGAGACATTTGAGCTTTTGGAGCAAAACCCCATTCCTACTTTGGATT GTTTGCTTCTTTAGGCAGTTTGTAAGATCTGTTCCTAAGGTTGATTATCTGACTCTAAGGCATGGATTTATCATG GCACATCTTGCTCCACAAAGCCAGAACAACTTTAATTTCCAGAAATATATTAATAGATCCCTCGAAGAAGACTTCAAAGTTGTGGTTGGAATAAG tCCACCAATCTGGGGATTCGCTGTGTTGTTCCTTCTCTTCAATACTCATG GCTGGTATTCCTATCTTTGGCTACCATTCATCCCATTGATT ATAATATTGCTCGTCGGGACCAAATTACAAGTTGTAATTACGAAAATGGGTCTGAGGATTCAAGAGAGGGGGGAGGTAGTGAAGGGTGTGCCAGTGGTACAACCGGGAGATCACCTTTTCTGGTTCAATCGTCCACGGCTCATTCTCTACCTTATTAATTTTGTGCTTTTCCAG AATGCATTTCAATTGGCCTTCTTTGTCTGGAGTTGG TGCGAATTTGGGATAAGATCCTGTTTCCATGAACATGTGGAGGATATAGTGATCAGAATATCAATGGG GGTTCTCATACAGATCTTATGCAGCTATGTCACTCTACCNTCATGA